AAATGAATTCCCTGAAAAGGGTAAACTGAAAAGAATTCTCTTGATGGATCACAACCTAAGTTAATTCCACTGATGACTGAAGGTTCTCTTACATGGCTCTAATTGCAGCATGAAAAGCTAATCTCATCAACAGGCATTAGCTAcagatttataatattttctttctacacTTATTAACCCCACACTGGCAGAGGATTTCTTTCTCAGGCATAGTCCCAGCTTCATACCCATAATCCCATGTTAGTTCTGTTCTTGCTTTCACATACCtagaaagtagaaattaaaaagcaaacataaattaCTCTGAGTAACTACCAAATGAATCAAACTTGAATCTATCAATTTATTAACATTACAAACCTTCAAAAATCTGGTTTCTTCTAACAACTACCCCCCCCACCAGTTAGGCATGCTCTTTTATTAAGAATAATcatttgagttttatttcaaaTCTACCAAAATCCCAAGTAAGAAACCTGTCAACATCCACAAGAAAGGAAGTGTTTAGCAAACAGTGGAACCCAGTGATGTGATGATGTCTGTGGTATGAGGCCTGTGGTGTGACAGCTAGAGGCAGTTCTGACTTATAGGAGATGTAGCATTTTCCATCATTTATTCCCTGAACTGAACTGGGTCAGAACTGatatttttgtccttttgggCATTAATTCTCTGGGAAATAAGGACTGAAATTTTagctgtttaaaattttattggctAGGAAGTTTGggataaatgaatattttagggTAGCAGATATTAGGGGCTATCacacatatttctaaaaatatttttctattgttatttttcacaatttcaaaattaaatcacAGAAGAAATTTCAAACCTGTTGGTGAAGAACGCCACCAATGGAAAGTTTCTGTCACGTGTTTCTACAAAAACATTCTGTACCAAAAGATTTGGGCAACAACTATGCTgttaaaataagtacataaataaacaCAGAGGTTAGATATAGCAAAGAGTTTGATACCTTGTTTTTGAAACATTAAAATACCATTCTAACatatcttacttatttttgtttctttcccttttctgctgACCTACACTGTAAAGTATCACAGACTATGATTTTTTAATAGTAGGAACTCAATCAGAAAAGCCCTCTTCTGACATTCTTACcttgctggtagaaatgcaaaatggtacaaacTTCTATAGAAGATAATGTGTCAATTTTATCATTATAATGAATGCATTTATCCTTTGATTCAGCAATCCTATCTCTGAGAATGTATTCCACAGATATATCtgtacatgtacatgtatctATGTGTTTGATTATTCATTAAGCActgtttttaataataaacattattattcTAAACCAtttagaaacaacccaaatgtctgtccaAAGAACAATGGCTAAATGAACTTCGgtatatccaaactatggaattCTATGTAgctataaacaaaaacaaacaaacacaaaatgaggGGCTCTCTCTGTGTACTGATATGGAAAGATCTCCAGAGTATATTGTTAATTCAAAAAGCAAGGCACAGAACAGTGAATATAACATGCTTTTATGTAAGAAAGGGGGggaataagaatatatatatatatacgcgtgtatatatattcacatatagtGTGGGGACAAGGTGAAAAGAGGCATAGttaaattttagggttttttgttgttgttattgttttaccAGAAGAAAAAAGGTTAATACGAAGAATATATGTAACTGAGTTTTATGTCATTGTCAAACAGACCCTCTGGAAAGAGGACCTTATGTAAGCAATTGATGTCTCTGCTGAACACAACCATTAGTTACCTTTGCTTAAGGCTCCTAACATGATACTATTTTATCCAATTACCACCATTCCAATATTGTTGCCTACTGCCCACTAGCACCCGCCTCTACACATTCATCTATGCCGGATTCATAAGAGACCAAATCCTTGCAATACTCTTTGAACATGTCTGCCACCATTCAATTTCAATGACAACTTCCTgtccatacatttttttcaattgGGCTGGTAACCTTTACTCATGGTGCCTACCATGAATGGAGGCAGGCTTGGAGCTACCTTGAAACAGAATTTTGTTCAgctgtatgtatgtattctgaatggctttttgtttcatgtattcattttatttctatttttaagtcatgaatgtattttctatgtaaaaaaaataaaaggaaagaaagaaaaaagaaagaagaaggaaaggaaggaaggaatagagaaagaaagaaaagtcctattttttccctctaaacaAGAGACTAGCTCAGGTGGTATGCTGACTGGGAGGGTAAAATCAAACATACTGTTATGGTGCAGCCACTTTCAACTTAACTGACTTTTGAAATAAAGCTATGACAGTCCTTTGCTGGGGATACTTCTTTAATGGTTCTCCAGACATGTTTAATGGCTCTCGACATGTTTGGTAATAGTACAAAAGCAgtcaaagtagaagaaaaagcagcagttgggggacagaagaagaaagtaaagGATTCTATTTCTTGTTAACCAAGTATCCTCCTAACtagggggaaaagaaacaaaccaaataaacAGACCACCTAGCAAGGAAaagctctttgtttttaaagattttctgaCCTCAGGTGggcagggtagggggtggggagggggaatgatgggtattaaggagagcacctgtgatgagcacaaGGTTTTGTATGTAAGTGACAAATGACTAAGGTGAgaataatattacactgtatgttaactaactggaatttaaataaaaatttgaaaaagaaaaaaagattttccaacTCCagaatctttttctcttctgatggCAGATGAACTACATATGATTGCACATAAATTTCAAACCATTCAAAGTAGCacagaaaaaaagtttagaaatatgAATCTCAGCCCACATACTCACGTTAAGGAAGCGGCCCACATTCCCTTCTTTTGTGGCATCCAATAAAAACATGTTCCCTTTATTGAACTTCTTTAGAGAATCAGGtgaaatatttttggtttcaCTTGGGAACTCTTTTTCACAAAAGACTTGATGATTTTGATATGCTGGAGTTTCTTCTTGGGGCTTTTGCATTTGAGCCTTGAGCTCCTTTGTAATATTCAGTTTATCCAATGTGGTTGCTTGGTTACATCTGCCCCCTGATGGagtctcttctctacatttagttaTATCTATCACATCCGATTCAATCAGCAGATTGTCTTCAAAGTCTTTAACTTGGTAGGAGCTTGAATcctctaataaatattttggaaggaAGTGTCAGCAAATATATTTGGCTGATCAATAGTCCTGTGATTAACATACTAATTAAAAGCTAGTTGCTTTAATTATTACTAATCCTTACAATATATGAGGGTAGACATTACTCCaactttacaaatgaaaactttGAGCCTTTGAGAGGGTAAGAGATTCACCTGACCTGTAATATAATAAGTGGGGTGAGAAACCCAGAAGAGTCTCAAATGTTTGAGAAATGTCTGGTTCCAGGTCTGCCTTCCTACTACCTTTTTACTAATGTACCTATTGCCTCCTGTCACTATATTTAATCTCTACTCCTCATAAACTGACTTATCTCTCAACTCCAGAATCTGCATTTGAGTATATTCTAAACACCTGAAACAGAGCAGGTGTTTAGGGAAGTACTCTAGGCCTTTAGAACACCAATGAAAGGCCTGAGAAGACCCTCTTGGTATCACCTTCAGCAAGTCCCAAGAGTAATAATAACTGTACTGCCATGGGTTTTGCACACATTAGTGACTGAATGTTTTGCGAGATGAACATTCAATATTTATACCTTTACAAACAATAATATTTTAGAACAAGATGAACTGCCTTAATCATTTTTCTTATccaataatggaaataaaattttttagaatattcaaaAGTGTGAATCCTTGTCAAATGGAGTaagtaaaatcatttatttttaaaaagtcatttgtgCCACCTAACTTAGTGGCACAAAGAAATTGGATTTCTCTAAATGTTTTTGATCTAATTACTGTTACTGCCTGCTGTTTCTACATGTTCTCATATTTTAATTATGGGTTACTCATGAATCATAGTAGTACATAACTGATTTCTGTAGTGCCTAccctatataaatatatacacacactgtagcaattaatgaaaacaacaaaagaaccaAAAGCAAGAGTACTCATTATGACTCACATGCATTTAATGGTGAAGAAAATCAGAGTATGTCATGCCAAAATATGCTTCCTTgacataagaattattttaagctAAGAGTGATTAAGTAGCCTGTGCAAAAAAATTTCTTTGCCTTCCCCCACTTGTTTAAAAGCAGTacataaatttacaaatatatccTCCCTCCTCCTACCAGGAAGGACAAAAGTTAGTCACCAGAGACAGCTTTAGACCTTTATCAGGCTGGAAACCAAAGGAGAGGAACCTACATAATGAACCTCACTAATGAGCATTTACCCACTCAAggtccttttcctttgtcttgtcactCCTCTAAAAATTTATTGTTCTTTGGCAAAGATGCTAGATAAGtcagagtcctttttttttttagattttacttttgagtaatctccacatccaattggccttgaactcacaaccctgaggatccagagtcacatgctccactgactgaggcaccctCTAAGCTACTTCTTTATGTTACTTATCTCTGAGTACTCCCATGTGTTACATATGTGATACACATGCTAATGGTGATACCTAGTAATAagtttctgcttgtttttcaCTTGTCAATCTGTCAGTCTAATTTACAAGGTCCCAGCTGGATAACTAAAATGGGTAAAGAGGAGATTTTCCTCCCCTTTGgtgataaaataattataatacataaatgCCCTTTCTGATAGACCTTTTCTGTCAAATAgctgccctgctccccagccccaatcttgatcttttatttatttatttatttttttggacagagagatcacaagtaggcagagaggcagagagagaggaggaagcaggctccctgccgagcagagagcccgattcggggctcgatcccaggactctgagatcatgacctgagccgaaggcagcggcttaaccactgagccacccaggtgcccccaatcttgATCTTTTAAAACCAGGTGAGGAGTTGGGTATACAGAGGCAAAAATACTCTAAAGGAGAAGAGGCAATGGCTCAGTTATTCAAAAAGGGTCATCTCTCAGCAGTATCTTCCCCAGTGAGGGATATTATGAAAAGCAAAAGTACGAAAATCCAGGTTTGTCAAATTGTAACATAAACCACTACAAGACTAGTAACACTGAAAGACAGGCACTCAGAATAGCAATATTTTCGCTTTTCACTGAGCATCCCTACAGCACTGTTGGCTGTGGAGTACTACAGAATGatgtatcttaattttaaagGAGTCCCTAAAAGAGTTAGGAAATGGCTGCTTTGGACAATGCTTCCAAAGCCACAGATAACACTGAGAACTATGCAGACACAGAGTTGTCTACTCCACTTCTTCCTGCCATGCCTCAGAGTCACTGTTGGCAAAAACAGACCAAAGGTTGGCAAACTTCTGCAAGGGGCCAAatagtattttaggctttgtaggcaGGCTATCCAGTCTCTGTTGTGACTATTCAGTTCTGCTGATGTAATGTGAAAGTCATCAGAGATAATATGTAAATTAATGAAAGTGGCTatgctccaataaaactttgtttatggACACCAAAACATAACTTCATATAATTcttgtcacaaaatattattcatcttattttttttaagttatttaaaaatgtaaaaattatcttAGCTCATGGGCCATACATAAACAGAtggtgggccagatttggtcCACAAATTATAGTGTGCCACCCTCTGATCTGCACAAGTAATAACTTTTATAACGAATGCAGCTTGTTTGTTCTAAGTTTGAGAAAATAAGCCACAGGTATTGAGCAAGATAGACAAAAAGGCACAAGAGGCAGGCTATCACAGAGTGAAACAAAGCctacttttcatttccttggctTTGGAGTTCAGATGTACTTGGGTTGGTTTAAATCCATCATTATCTTCTGAGATGACAGGCTCTGAGGAAGCAAATCCCTTAAAAGAGAACAGGTAAGATGTCTTTACTTTCTAGGTCAGGACAAACAATTTAATGTAGCAGTTAAACCTCTTTTCATCAAGTGTCAGTCTTCATAAGCTCTAGCTACCACATTAGTTTTGGAAGACTCAAAGCTGATATCATAAGAAATCTCTGGAGTGATGGAGCCCTTTTGGCTGTGTTCTACTTCTGGGCACTCCAGTAAGCCACAAATTATAGACTTTATTTATCAAAACTGTCAAGACAGTCTTTAGgcattacaatttaaaataaacttcaaagaCATCTGTCTGTATCCCTCAATTCCGATACCAGATTATAAATTCGGCTTCAACTATAAGATGTGCAAAGATAAAAGCACACTTTGGCCAGTTTTTACTTCAAGGACGTTAAAGGAGTTGCTGGTGTTTACGAGTTGTAAATATAGCAATCACTTTATATGTTaatgataactttaaaaaaggTTATAAGCTTAACACCACACTTGGCACTCAACTAACTGTTCAATAAGTGTTGAccattattattagtagtattcAAGTTACTTAAAtagtcaacatttattgagcacttgggTGTCAAATACTATGCTACACCAAGTTTCTGAagcttatctcatttaatcttcttaaCTCTGAGACAGatactattctcattttacagataaaggaatGTAGACATGGACATGTGACCCAGGTAGAAAGCAGCAGAACTGGAGTTCTATGTGGTCTAATGGCCTAACCTTTTCATAATTATGTGATCTTGAAGAGGTACTTATTGTATGTACATCACTAGGCAGAGGGCAAATATTGGCACATCACGTAGggcagagtttttattttttatcaacaAGCCCTACTGTGAACTACCTTTATgtcttcctctgttctttttcctGCATCTTTCATTCCTTCCAAGTTATAGTCTCTGGCTAGTTTTCCTCAATAAAGACTGAAAAGTATACCTTCAGAAGTTATCATGTAGAATGATGTGTTCTGGATGATTCTTTCATTAGGCTTTCTCTTATACCTCTCAACCTTATCTTCTTAACATAAAttacttcatctttttcttattatgtatCACTACCAACTCTGGAACATTCTAGCTTTTCTATAAATTCTCATAACTAGACAGCTCTCAGTTTCAGTGGAACACGCTGTTAGATCATGATCAACAGTCTCCTTATGTATCTAAGTTGGGAACAGGCCAATAACCCTGGAggacactaaataaataaaacacgaTCCTAATACTTCAAGAGTATGCCCCTTccaaagtaataaaagaaatccTACACATTAAATTACACAAACAACTGCAATTAAGTAAAAGACAGAAAGTTGAAATCACAGTTAATGTTCTCATAAGGGCCCCATCGACATTTTGCAGTTTTTACCATCCTTTTCCCATTGCGTTGAATAATGGCTGTCTTCACTTTAGGACTTCTAATGACTGAATGATATTGAATTCTTGAAATATtgttatatttcatttctctgaaaagaaaaaaaaagttattctataTATCactaaaaattctctttattggACCTTGAAATATAGGTATCACTGTTACATAAGTATCCATTTAGAAATTAATCTAGTAACACCTATGCTTATCTCCCACtaaagaaggaaatatattttacaatcatttttgaagtatttttaaaaatgcatctgtAAAAAGGTTTGTGAATaagatgacagaaaataaaaaggacagcAAAAGTTGTGACATCCATAAAGACTCTGATTAAAGggataagttttttaaaagtaaaactccacaggggcgcctgggtggctcagtgggttaaagcctctgccttcggttcaggtcatgatcccagggtcctgggattgagccccgcattgggctctctgctcagcggggagcctgctttcctcctctctctctctctggctgcctttctgcctacttgtgatctctgtctgtcaagtaaataaataaaataaataaataaataaataaataaaagtttaaaagtaaaacTCCACAAATGGGACACTGAGGAGATAAATATGTTGgctagcttttaaaatataagcattcTAGATTTCTCAGAGTTAAACTTAACAACTGTGAAGCAAGTTGATATATAGGATACATAGGAgtagtgggggcagggggagtcagAAACAAAAGGAACCATTCTTGTTCAATAATACAGATCAATCTTGACTGGTTCATAGTATCTTACTTACATAACAGGctcttttaaattattactgAACGTAGGTAGATACTCCTCAGTCTCAGCACTCTTATGTGTTTCCAGTTCTAATGGGATAACTTCAACCTCACAATCTGCAGcttctattttcctcttttttgaaaacatatttttcatagtattctcttcttttccattttcaccaATAGCATTAGGTTTCTCAGTGTTAGATCTGCTTAGTAatcttcctaaaagaaaaaaagagtttattaagaaaaaaataatataattgctAAGCAACAAAAGAACATCTCCATTCTGCTCCATTGCTAAAGATCTCTGTGAAATGTACCATAtttctataatgaaaataaataaattaactcaCCCTAGGAAACTCTtgtaagaaacaataaataaaagaccCCTAAGAGACTTCCTATCTTCCAGTATATGAAAAAACACTGGCCAtataaaaaaaagcatttgtctgTTTTGATATAAAATGAAGGGCGCCCCATAGTGAGCTCCACTCTTAAGATTGCAGCTTTTGTGTCTAGTTAAAATATctagttaaggggcacctgggtggctcagtgggttaaagcctctgccttcggctcaggtcatgatcccagggtcctgggatcgagccctgcatcaggctctttgctcaacaggaagcctgcttcctcctccctctctgcctgcctctctgtctacttgtgatctctgtcaaataaataaaatcttaaaaaaaaaaaaaagtctagttaAAATGCTTTATCAgttaaaacttgtatttttttaaggctcctgggtggctcagtcaattaaatatctgccttcagctcaggtcctgattccagggtcctggcatcgagccccatgttgggctccctgctcagtggggagtctgcttctccctcttcctctgctgctttccattccccctccatccccacttctgctttctctcaaataaaatcttttaaaaaaacctgtattttttaataaagtgacCTATGTAAATGTAAGGCAATTGTGCCTATTGCTCTCATATTAAGTTCTAGTGTAATATTAAAACTTAAAgtttatgcattttcttttaaggGACTCAAAACTATAGTTACCAAGTCAAAATCAGCAGCTAAATTAGAGAGGTACGTTAAGTACATTTTCTATTAATGCAGACAAAGCTAATGATACTTCCTGGACACCATGTGGCTCCTTATAAGGCAGCTGACTTTCATCAAAGAGTGATTTTGAGAAATATGAGAGATTAATGTGTAGGAAAATTGTGTAGTATGTGGATCCAAATGTGGCTGTTATGAATTATACTAATTCTTGCTTTCACTGAAGTGAACCTGGAATTTCAGATGAGGATGGTTGCTCTGGTCCCTGTTGCTTTCCTGCCAAGACTTGGTCTAGCAGAATTCCTTCAGACTGGTTCCAGAGCCACGTATCCTCAACCTTTCTCATTTCATGGTACACACAGGGAGTGAGGCTTTTTGCCTGATACTCCAGGGAAAATGGCTGAGACTACTGCAACTGATGTTTCTGCAACCGAGGGGTTGTGACCAGAAAAAATCAGTAATGGCACAACCATAAAACACTGGTTGGGAAGCTTTGCTTAGAGGTGGGCAACTTGAGTTCCTGAAATGGAGGGAGCTGCTTAAAGTCACTGCCTGAATCATCCTGTGCAGGTATTTATTACAGACTTAACTTGTTAAATCTAACAGTTCAAATTATTGAACAAGATCATCTTTGGCTGATAATCTTTACCTTAGGAAGTCAATCATTTAGCTTCCTTATTCAAAAAGTCTTAACTTATCCTAAAGCATCTATAGcgatggagaaaacaaaatgccTCACATAATAACCCAAGTTTTAtctctgagccttttttttttcttctggaataccCAGTGTCTCCTCATCTGCGAGTGCTCGATTTCCCAGTCACCTGCCCTCCTCTGATGCTCCTCCTCTATATTGTTGCTCCTTGCTATAAGATCTAGTAAAATGGAGATTCAGAAATGCAGATCTTACtataataatttgaataattaaCCTTTGCTTTACCTGAATAAATGCAAACAAATGTCCCTCTGTCAATGTCATCTAGGCAGCGTACTCCCCATCCCTTCTTCTCAGTTTTGAACACCTGTAGCCTCACTTGAGGTCCATGCTGGACAACTCGGTTTTGACACATTTGTCGATTACACTTGCATAATAGGCTGCATTCATAAATGCTGTCAAtaaaatatgcaagaaaaaaaatcaatcagatatcctaaattaaaagcaaaagcagTTTACACTGCTACCTCACTAATACTTAGGACAGGAGGCAGACTAAGTGTGAAGCCTCCCTAAGCTACGCTGCCTGGATTCTCATCATAGCTTTGGATGAGTTAtcaattttccattttctaaaatggGGATATATAACAGTACCTATGTTGTAGGGTTGTTTCATGATTAAATGAGTCAGTATTTACAAGGTGCTTATggcaatgcctggcacataataaatgttagctttttaaaaatgtctagtaATGTCTGGGAAAGAATATTTTGGAAGaaagcttttctatttctctgtattttttaataacaacaaTTTTGAAAGTTTGAAAATTCCCAATTCCTAGATGAGCTTTGCAAATTCTAtttctcaatggggaaagagCTGCCCAAAGGAGTCTAACCCTAGAGGGTAAGAGCCAGACTCAAAGCAGATGTGTGTTTAAGTACATTCTGCATGCTGTGTGTGCTCTCTgacttacatttctttctttctttttcttttcttttatttccaagaacaatatataaatttggttttttattccttaatatatatttttggtataaaaaattaatatttaatgatatctATAAGACTACAGACCACAACAATAAAGTACCCACCTTCAAAAATACAAACACCCTGCAACAAATCCTCAAGGTATCTTACCCAGTAGGTATTTGTCTCTgtagtcttttatatttatatccagTGGTTATTTTATTACTTGACAAGGGGCAAGTCTTGGCATTCCTTGCTGTCAGTTGAAGACAAGCACATTTTGTTCTAAAGGGAAAGCAATGGATGAAGAAGTGAGAATAAAAAAGCACCAACTTAGTAAAGAGAGTcttgataaaaatgtaaataatatagtAAAGAATGTAATTGTATTTAGAATAGTCACTTAGCTCATGGACAGCTGGACTTCTTCCCTAAAGAAGAGATCTCTTTAAAGGacaaaaactggggcacctggttggtatAGTCCTTAAGTGTCtccctatggctcaggtcatgatcccagggtcctgggatcaagtctgcttctccctctgaccctctcccctctcatgccctctctctctctcaaataaataaataaaatcttaagaaaaaaaaaagatggcaatgTAGGAAGACCCTGAATTCACCCCCTCCATGAACATACTATATCTACCTAATTATTATAGAGCAATGCCTCCtgaagaactgagggctgactgaaaagcttctgcacacacacacacacacacacacacacacacacacacacaagagagaccacagagagagagagagagagagagagacagtaacaAAGGGAACCCCCACCACCTCTGACACTTTGAACTGCAATGATGAGGGACTGTTGAGCAGATCTGTCTGCcctggggcacagaaaaaaaacTGTGGCTTAAAATGACAACTAGAATATAAAGGAACTAGCCCTAGACCCCTGCCATTTGGCAGGGGAGCAGCTGCTGGAATCCTGTCTGGGTTATGAGGCTGGCAAGCACCACAGTTTACGTTTCCTCTCCACCTTGATAGCACAGATCAGAGTAGGATCTGGATGTCTTAGTCTGCCTGCGACCTCAGCAAGGGCACAGAAAAAAGCCTCAGTTTAAAAGAGCTACTAGAATACAAAGGACTCAATCCTAGAACTATGCAAAATGGGAGGAGAGCTGCTGAAACTCTCTCCAAGTCAGAGGGGCTGGTGAACACCACGGTTGATATTCCCCCTCTCCCTTGATACTGCAGACAGGGAAAGGGTCCAGGAACCCTAGTGGGTCTATTGCTGCAGTGAACTCTGGGCCCCTAACCCACACCAGCCCTAGCCATCCCATCGAAGCAGCCCCAGTGCAGCACACAAAGCACACTCTCACTACAGCTCCAGCCATCTCTCAAGGTGTGTCAAGATGACACAGGTGCAAAGTATCCTAGAACAGTCCAGGCTCATACCACCTTGGCTCCAGATGATGTCTGCACACCCCTTGTGCATAGTATCCTAGAACATCCTGACCCATGCCCTGCTTCAGCCATTGCCACCCTACCAGAGCTCTCCTGAATAAAGAACTATGGGGACCCCTGGCCTCATACCCACTTAACCTTCAGCTGTACTCAGAGGGTGCCCTCTCTATAAAGAGCCCTGAGACATTACAGCCCATACCCACTTCAGCTTCAGCTATCTGGCCAATGTGCTATATGCACTGAAAGCCCTAGGACGGCTCGTCCCACACCAACTTCAGTTTCAGGCATCCCACTAAGACAGCCTCAGCACAGGGTCCCCTGGGGCCTCCAGCCCACAATAGCCAGCCACAGCTCCtgtgagccagccagtcaccagGTACATAGTCTCCATAGACATAACCATGCAACTTCCAGTTTAGGAGAAGCATACATTCTgcctaattcatagaaacaaagacagaaagtcaagcaaaatgaggagacaggaaCATGCTCCAAACAAAGAACTAcacaaaacctcagaaaataaactaaataaaatggatataagCAATATTCCTGACAGAGTTCAAAGTAACAATCATGAAGATGTTCACCAGATTGCAGAGAGGACTGGATGAACTCAGTGAAAACTTcatcaaagagatagaaaatatgaaaaagaatcagTCAGAGTTGAAGAATATAACTGAATTGAAAActacactagagggaatcaataGATTAGGGGATGCAAAAGAACATATTAGCAATCTAGAGGATAGGGTAATGGAAACTATCCAAGCTAATTAATGACAAgacaacagaatttttaaaaaggaggataGCTTAAGGGACCTCTAGGACAGTATCAAGTGAACAAACATCTGAATTATAAACGTCCTgcaagcagaagagagaaagaggtagaaaacttatttgaagaagtaGCAGCTGAATATTTCCCTAAcctagagaaggaaacagacatccaggttgAGAACACAGAaagttccaaacaagatgaacccgtAGAGATACACACCAtgacatataataattaaaatgtcaaagattaaagatagaattttaaaagcaacaagagagaaGCAATTAATAACATACAAAGGAAACCTAATAACACAATCAGCTGGTTTTTAGcaaaaacttaagaataaaaaaaaaaagtgcttaaagaataaaatccacaaccaagaatactctatct
Above is a genomic segment from Lutra lutra chromosome 3, mLutLut1.2, whole genome shotgun sequence containing:
- the SETDB2 gene encoding histone-lysine N-methyltransferase SETDB2 isoform X1; translated protein: MGEKNGIGPECQQGSNTPSEAAVVAASLISQRVPLGDAKTFWMELEDDGKVDFIFEQVQNVLQSLKQKIKDGSATNKEYVQAMILVNEATINNNSTLIKDHTSVTQNEQENKSGSLPSTSYEDSFPEACTFLSTKNKEIPPLANKVAYIREKKSSLNLSYRSHDCSRTCLMKVPLTFKGENPLQLPIKCHFQRRHAKTNSHSSALHVSYKTPCGRSLRNVEEVFRYLLETECNFLFTDNFSFNTYVQLTRNYPKQEEIVSDMDISHGVESVPISFCNEIDNRKLPQFKYRRTMWPRAYYLNSFTNMLTDSCDCSEGCIDITKCACLQLTARNAKTCPLSSNKITTGYKYKRLQRQIPTGIYECSLLCKCNRQMCQNRVVQHGPQVRLQVFKTEKKGWGVRCLDDIDRGTFVCIYSGRLLSRSNTEKPNAIGENGKEENTMKNMFSKKRKIEAADCEVEVIPLELETHKSAETEEYLPTFSNNLKEPVIEMKYNNISRIQYHSVIRSPKVKTAIIQRNGKRMGFASSEPVISEDNDGFKPTQVHLNSKAKEMKKDSSSYQVKDFEDNLLIESDVIDITKCREETPSGGRCNQATTLDKLNITKELKAQMQKPQEETPAYQNHQVFCEKEFPSETKNISPDSLKKFNKGNMFLLDATKEGNVGRFLNHSCCPNLLVQNVFVETRDRNFPLVAFFTNRYVKARTELTWDYGYEAGTMPEKEILCQCGVNKCRKKIL
- the SETDB2 gene encoding histone-lysine N-methyltransferase SETDB2 isoform X6; protein product: MGEKNGDAKTFWMELEDDGKVDFIFEQVQNVLQSLKQKIKDGSATNKEYVQAMILVNEATINNNSTLIKDHTSVTQNEQENKSGSLPSTSYEDSFPEACTFLSTKNKEIPPLANKVAYIREKKSSLNLSYRSHDCSRTCLMKVPLTFKGENPLQLPIKCHFQRRHAKTNSHSSALHVSYKTPCGRSLRNVEEVFRYLLETECNFLFTDNFSFNTYVQLTRNYPKQEEIVSDMDISHGVESVPISFCNEIDNRKLPQFKYRRTMWPRAYYLNSFTNMLTDSCDCSEGCIDITKCACLQLTARNAKTCPLSSNKITTGYKYKRLQRQIPTGIYECSLLCKCNRQMCQNRVVQHGPQVRLQVFKTEKKGWGVRCLDDIDRGTFVCIYSGRLLSRSNTEKPNAIGENGKEENTMKNMFSKKRKIEAADCEVEVIPLELETHKSAETEEYLPTFSNNLKEPVIEMKYNNISRIQYHSVIRSPKVKTAIIQRNGKRMGFASSEPVISEDNDGFKPTQVHLNSKAKEMKKDSSSYQVKDFEDNLLIESDVIDITKCREETPSGGRCNQATTLDKLNITKELKAQMQKPQEETPAYQNHQVFCEKEFPSETKNISPDSLKKFNKGNMFLLDATKEGNVGRFLNHSCCPNLLVQNVFVETRDRNFPLVAFFTNRYVKARTELTWDYGYEAGTMPEKEILCQCGVNKCRKKIL